One Gemmatimonadaceae bacterium DNA window includes the following coding sequences:
- a CDS encoding thioredoxin family protein: MEMTADRFAAAPDFPAFLSQIRENVEMWPAVHRTARIPEELVARGREIPGQWKLVALVEDWCGDAVNVIPVLARLVEQLPNFELKLLERDENPDLMDAHLTDGTARAIPIVIVYDSAFREVGWWGPRPAELQRWFKTEGQSLEKGERYKQARTWYARDRGRSTLEEVLEIAEAASNGVRIPSVMH, from the coding sequence ATGGAAATGACTGCCGACCGCTTTGCCGCTGCCCCCGACTTCCCCGCTTTCCTGTCGCAGATCCGGGAGAACGTGGAGATGTGGCCAGCCGTCCACCGCACCGCACGCATTCCCGAGGAGCTGGTCGCGCGTGGACGGGAGATTCCGGGACAGTGGAAGCTGGTGGCCCTGGTCGAGGACTGGTGCGGCGACGCGGTGAACGTGATCCCGGTGCTGGCCAGGCTGGTGGAACAGCTCCCCAACTTCGAGCTCAAGCTGCTGGAGCGCGACGAGAACCCCGACCTCATGGATGCGCACCTCACCGACGGGACGGCGCGGGCCATTCCAATCGTGATCGTCTACGACTCGGCGTTCCGGGAGGTGGGATGGTGGGGGCCGCGCCCGGCGGAGTTGCAGCGCTGGTTCAAGACGGAAGGCCAGAGCCTGGAGAAGGGAGAACGCTACAAGCAGGCGCGGACGTGGTATGCCCGTGACCGCGGGCGCTCCACGCTCGAGGAGGTCCTCGAGATTGCCGAGGCGGCGTCGAACGGGGTGCGCATTCCGAGCGTTATGCACTAG